GCTGGAGCTGACCGAGGTCCAGGGCTGGATGCTGCAGAGTCGTTTCACCCCCGAGGCTTCCCTGGTGCTTGCCGCCTACATGGGCTGGTAGGGCGGCAGAGCAGCTAGCGCTGGTTCTCCAGTGCGGTGGATTTGAGCCGGCTGGGTGCCAGGGCTCCGGCCTGCTCGAGAATCGGGTAGGCCACCGAGCACAGCAGCGAGTTGATGCGCTTGAGGTCGCTGATCATGTCGATATGCAGGGAGCTGGTCTCTATGCTCGATACCGTGTGCTGTGACAGGCGCTCCAGATGGGTGGCCGAGTAGGCCAGTTCCAGATCGCGAAAGCGCGCTTTTTCCTCGAGCAGCTTTTGTGCTTCGCGCACATTGCCGTTGAGGAAGACGCTCATGGCCAGGCGCAGATTGTCCAGCAGATGCTGGGTCAGCTCGTGAATCTCCTGCTTGCCGGCGGCCGAGAACTGGCGGCCCTTCTTGATCTTCTTGTCTTCCAGATCCAGCAGCACGCGCTCGATGATGTCGCCGATCTGCTCCATATTGATGGTGAAGCTGATGATTTCCGTCCAGCGCTGACCTTCGCGCTCGTCGAGTTCGGCGCGCGAGATCTTGGTCATGTAGTACTTGATGGCCGAGTACAGATCGTCCACCGTGGCTTCCAGGTGGCGCACTTCCTCGGACAGCTTGGCATCGTCGGTCTCGGCGACTTTCTGCAGGCCGATCAGCATGGACTCCACCACGTCGGCCTGGTGCAGTGACTCGCGCACGGCGCAGGTGATGGCCAGCGAAGGGGTGGACAGGGCCGAGGGGTCCAGGTGGCGGGGGCGCAGCAGCTTGGCCGCACTTTCTTCCTCGGGCTTGGGCAGCATGGCGGTCACCCAGCGGGCCACGAGCTGAGTCAGGCCGATGAAGCACAGGCTGTTGAAGACATTGAACGCCAGATGAAACATCACCACGTTCTGGCCGGCGTTGGGTAGATAGGGCTGGGCGTACTGCGACCACAGCCCGATGAAGGGCGCGACGATGGCCACGCCCATGATCTTGAACAGCAGATTGCCTACGGTGACCTGGCGCTCCTCCACCGCCGATTTGGCGGTGGTGAGCGCCGCGACCAGGCCGCTGCCCAGATTGGCGCCCAGGGTGAGGCCCAGTGCCACATCCAGCGGAATGGCGCCGGAGCTGGCCATGGCCGCAATCAGCAGCACCACGGCCAGGCTGGAGTAGGCCAGCACGGCCAGTACCGCGCCCAGCAGCAATTCCATGAACAGATCGCTGCTGACCGAGGCCAGCAGGGTGCGCACGGCAGGGGCCTGCAGCAGGGGCTCGGTGGCTTCCACCACCAGGCGCAGGGCCAGCAGCATCAGGCCCAGGCCGATGAGCACGCGGCCGATACGACCGGGCTTGGAATCCTTGCGCGAGATATAGAGCACCACGCCGACAAA
This region of Comamonas thiooxydans genomic DNA includes:
- a CDS encoding Na/Pi cotransporter family protein — protein: MKHLLNLLAAIALLIWGSQMVRTGVLQVFGANLRNILARSMSNRFSAALSGMGVTALVQSSTATSLMTSSFVGQGLITLPSALAVMRGADVGTALMAVLFSTDLSWLSPLFIFVGVVLYISRKDSKPGRIGRVLIGLGLMLLALRLVVEATEPLLQAPAVRTLLASVSSDLFMELLLGAVLAVLAYSSLAVVLLIAAMASSGAIPLDVALGLTLGANLGSGLVAALTTAKSAVEERQVTVGNLLFKIMGVAIVAPFIGLWSQYAQPYLPNAGQNVVMFHLAFNVFNSLCFIGLTQLVARWVTAMLPKPEEESAAKLLRPRHLDPSALSTPSLAITCAVRESLHQADVVESMLIGLQKVAETDDAKLSEEVRHLEATVDDLYSAIKYYMTKISRAELDEREGQRWTEIISFTINMEQIGDIIERVLLDLEDKKIKKGRQFSAAGKQEIHELTQHLLDNLRLAMSVFLNGNVREAQKLLEEKARFRDLELAYSATHLERLSQHTVSSIETSSLHIDMISDLKRINSLLCSVAYPILEQAGALAPSRLKSTALENQR